A window of Candida orthopsilosis Co 90-125, chromosome 8 draft sequence contains these coding sequences:
- a CDS encoding Pol5 DNA Polymerase phi, with the protein MVKRDHFSKLASENVKERVQAANALMQELIEEDSPEEWDYTYNRLIKGLTSTRQTAKLGFGMLLTEVVSEVKKRDDLTVEKYLDKLNEVTSVKGGMKGKEERALLFGRLFGLNVVIKVGWLEEASEAEWFHFIDVLVDLLSTKPWIREAAAASLIGAIKTANSKVADVIYLKVLQKLNDLGLNLSTEGLAVYLAIDKGVRSTLAEKIVNPKSNWKNGDPLHKGNLPILAKVLKDVEIVDENAEDRKQKSNWTPNLPFVWDILIGEFVNFNDKVKEPPKKKHKKSSVSKSDEVIGLKEFYKVVIDESLFSEKSSHERKYWGFEIFTKFLAKLDRDLDVLFTPNFMRCLINQSSHKSRTLHDIAVKVLSTITEKGSHSPEIAPILLRCLLDESRGGCWNFDLVTKSRTIEGILSIPNIANISVVIAKFNDMLKSQTATDGFKYSNDNVLKWCLDKLVHLVKFNRDEAVVKETIELLIRNAFFEVDVSPNVRKLAQEKLNSVLSEVLSHSNDSGISWTRYCVEQIASLEKTNKCLVEFDEELGNVRDETGEILHSISSSSNRDFRSVFGLLFSMCFIQLYMGDEEIVQITQELISLYQSESQKNDDNVDTALVMTEILLSFITRKSTLLKKLSMIVWDHFLCGYNEEGHLRINDECFELLFDVLKARENKEGQKQLFENDDEMVVDGEDDDEEGVGEDDDGDGDGDDDDAEDGDDDDDDDDDDDDDGDDGDDGDDDDETANNTMTDIDRETNLKLAKALGIPTAESGEVKFDELSDLDSSNDEYESDSMDDEQMMAMDDQLSKIFKERQDILSSVSSGNKRKTEVHEARENMIFFKNRVLDLLESFTKHHPNAEYNLKFIDPVVALINLTLDKNLGVKAHKFLKTKISKTKVYSTDRSAGVKDVPKFTQWTKRMIEKLQNQASTTKSSNQAVIASYNQSCIILAKNLLGVDSSQLESVIDIYAESLKSWALNKNNKIQPSLFFDFVNWLNDKRQSLPGQ; encoded by the coding sequence ATGGTTAAGCGGgaccatttttcaaagttggcATCTGAGAATGTTAAGGAGAGAGTGCAAGCCGCTAATGCTTTAATGCAAGAGTTGATAGAAGAAGATTCACCTGAAGAATGGGACTACACTTACAATCGTTTGATAAAAGGTTTAACCTCTACGAGACAAACAGCCAAATTGGGATTTGGAATGCTTTTAACTGAAGTTGTCTCCGAAGTGAAGAAGCGAGATGACTTGACTGTGGAGAAGTACTTAGACAAGTTGAATGAAGTTACTTCTGTTAAAGGTGGTAtgaaaggaaaagaagaaagagcACTCTTGTTTGGTCGTTTGTTTGGACTCAATGTTGTCATAAAAGTAGGATGGCTTGAAGAAGCTAGTGAAGCTGAATGGTTCCATTTCATTGatgttttggttgatttgttaAGTACGAAGCCTTGGATACGTGAAGCTGCAGCTGCCAGCTTGATTGGTGCCATCAAAACGGCCAATTCCAAAGTTGCTGATGTAATTTACttgaaagttttgcaaaaattgaatgacCTTGGTTTGAACCTTTCTACCGAGGGATTGGCTGTTTACTTGGCAATAGATAAGGGAGTAAGGTCAACACTTGCTGAAAAGATTGTCAATCCGAAATCGAATTGGAAAAACGGCGATCCCCTCCACAAAGGGAACCTACCAATATTGGCTAAGGTTTTGAAAGAcgttgaaattgttgacgAAAATGCAGAAGATAGGAAACAAAAGAGTAACTGGACTCCCAACTTACCATTTGTTTGGGATATTCttattggtgaatttgttaatttcaatgataaaGTGAAAGAACCACCGAAGAAGAAGCATAAGAAGAGCAGTGTAAGTAAGAGTGACGAGGTGATTGGTTTGAAAGAGTTTTACAAAGttgtcattgatgaatcCTTGTTCTCTGAGAAATCATCGCATGAAAGAAAGTACTGGGGATTTGAGATTTTCACCAAgtttttggcaaaattgGATCGCGACTTGGATGTGTTGTTTACTCCAAACTTTATGAGATGTTTGATTAACCAGTCGTCACACAAATCACGCACGTTACACGACATTGCTGTCAAAGTGTTGTCAACAATAACTGAAAAAGGCTCACATTCACCGGAAATAGCACCTATTTTACTCAGGTGCTTGTTGGATGAGTCAAGAGGTGGATGCTGGAACTTCGATTTGGTTACGAAATCGCGTACTATTGAAGGCATCTTGTCAATACCCAATATTGCGAACATATCCGTTGTTATTGCCAAATTTAATGACATGTTGAAGAGTCAAACAGCTACAGATGGATTTAAGTACTCAAATGATAATGTTCTCAAATGGTGTCTTGACAAATTGGTGCACTTGGTTAAGTTCAACAGAGACGAGGCAGTTGTAAAGGAAACTAttgagttgttgattaGAAATGCTTTTTTCGAAGTGGATGTATCGCCTAATGTCAGAAAACTAGCCCAAGAAAAGTTGAACTCTGTTCTTTCGGAGGTTTTATCTCACAGCAATGACTCTGGTATATCATGGACTAGATACTgtgttgaacaaattgcaCTGTTGGAAAAGACCAACAAATGTTTGGTTGAGTTTGATGAGGAGTTGGGAAACGTGCGCGATGAAACTGGAGAAATATTACACTCGATTTCGAGTAGCTCAAACAGGGATTTCCGCAGTGTATTCGgtttattgttttccaTGTgctttattcaattgtacATGGGCGATGAAGAAATCGTTCAAATAACTCAAGAATTAATCTCGCTTTACCAAAGTGAGTCGCAGAAAAACGATGACAATGTGGATACTGCCTTGGTCATGACTGAAATTCTTCTAAGCTTCATTACTAGAAAAAGCaccttgttgaaaaagttgtcCATGATCGTATGGGATCATTTCCTTTGTGGATATAATGAAGAGGGGCATTTGAGAATAAATGATGAATGTTTTGAGTTGTTATTTGATGTGTTGAAGGCAAGAGAGAATAAAGAGGGACAGAAGCAGCTATTTGAGAACGATGATGAGatggttgttgatggagaagatgacgatgaagaaggagTCGGAGAAGacgatgatggtgatggtgatggtgatgacgatgatgcagaagatggtgatgatgatgacgatgatgatgatgatgacgatgatgatggagaCGATGGAGATGATGGCgacgacgatgatgaaactgCCAACAACACAATGACCGACATCGACAGAGAAACAAATCTTAAACTCGCAAAAGCTTTGGGTATACCCACTGCCGAATCAGGAGAAGTCAAATTTGACGAGCTTTCTGACCTTGACTCATCTAACGACGAATACGAAAGCGACTCAATGGATGATGAACAAATGATGGCTATGGATGATCAGTTAtccaaaatctttaaaGAAAGGCAAGATATATTGAGCAGCGTTAGTTCAGGAAATAAGAGAAAGACAGAGGTTCATGAAGCACGTGAAAATATGatctttttcaagaatAGAGTGTTAGATTTGTTAGAAAGCTTTACCAAACATCATCCAAACGCTGAGTAcaacttgaaatttattGACCCAGTGGTAGCCttaatcaatttgacaTTGGACAAGAATTTGGGAGTTAAAGCACACAAGTttttaaaaacaaaaatcaGTAAAACCAAGGTCTATTCTACTGATAGGTCAGCTGGTGTCAAGGATGTTCCAAAATTCACTCAATGGACCAAAAGgatgattgaaaaattacaaaaccAAGCCTCAACTACCAAGTCATCTAACCAGGCCGTCATTGCTAGTTATAATCAAAGCTGTATCATCCTTGCAAAGAATTTGTTGGGAGTCGATTCATCGCAATTGGAGCTGGTTATTGATATATACGCTGAGTCCTTGAAACTGTGGgcattaaacaaaaataacaaaatcCAGCCATCCTTATTCTTTGACTTTGTTAACTGGTTAAACGATAAGAGGCAGAGTCTACCTGGGCAATAA
- a CDS encoding She3 protein (similar to S. cerevisiae She3p, localizes specific mRNAs to daughter yeast-form cells and to hyphal tips in C. albicans): MSSSPIKASPQKSTNTLSSSSRVIDSLQSTIDKLTDEITTLKQSNQETTKKNQILSQRNESFVDQVANLKHENEMLNAMLKRKDRRIADLEDQHNELSSSIESINFSNKQMKMRCENLATNNDKTMAEYESLKISYDALVTSCKEYKQHYKKEIDAISENFENYKAANSAKWEELQKSISSNDKDVDTLLDSLGNKKKAMDNIYVHKNTKVLQILTTLANLVKSHGQESKHVLSDCSDTIDYLLNKYPDLNEKLTKHEQVEIDINSILVESKETLNNTSFDDEEVTLIQSPDLENGTTPCNNTLSKSASVRRKFRKNGANSNNSSATSSPNLPQSAQYPHNHHHTQHNQHTQHTPSSNQRNDTHSNASQHQTYQHPHSHARSQSQSESRKPVVNNNLININKPRNKNGTKSNDGSSSNGERNSSNNSDKTSRRRSGFYGNSNKVSNGSSNKHKRNSQIIENSI, encoded by the coding sequence atgtcaCTGTCGCCAATCAAGGCATCGCCTCAAAAATCTACCAACACCTTGTCATCTTCCTCGCGTGTTATTGATTCATTACAGTCCACAATTGACAAACTAACCGATGAAATAACCACTTTGAAACAGTCTAATCAAGaaaccaccaaaaagaACCAAATCCTAAGTCAAAGAAACGAATCATTTGTCGATCAAGTGGCCAACCTAAAAcatgaaaatgaaatgttgaatgCCATGTTGAAGCGTAAAGATCGTCGAATTGCCGACTTGGAAGATCAACACAACGAGCTCTCCagctcaattgaatctatCAACTTCCTGAATAAacaaatgaagatgagatGTGAAAATTTAGCTACAAATAATGATAAAACAATGGCTGAATATGAAAGCTTGAAGATTTCCTATGATGCTTTGGTTACTAGTTGTAAAGAATATAAGCAACATTAcaagaaggaaattgatGCCATAAGTGAAAATTTCGAAAATTACAAGGCTGCAAACTCAGCTAAGTGGgaagaattacaaaaacTGATTTCAAGTAACGATAAAGATGTCGATACGTTGTTGGACTCATTAGGTAATAAGAAGAAAGCAATGGATAATATCTATGTTCACAAGAATACCAAGGTTTTGCAGATTTTAACTACATTGGCTAATCTAGTCAAGTCGCATGGTCAGGAGAGTAAACATGTACTTAGTGATTGTTCAGATACAATTGACTATTTGTTAAACAAGTACCCTGATTTGAAtgagaaattgacaaagcATGAgcaagttgaaattgatataaattcaattcttgttgagTCAAAGGAAACTTTGAATAATACATcgtttgatgatgaggaagtTACATTGATACAATCGCCAGATTTGGAGAATGGAACCACCCCATGCAACAACACCTTGAGTAAATCAGCATCAGTAAGAAGGAAGTTCAGGAAAAACGGGGCAAATTCTAATAACTCCTCAGCTACTTCATCGCCAAACTTACCCCAATCAGCTCAATACCCACATAACCACCATCACACccaacacaatcaacatACCCAACACACTCCTTCCTCAAATCAACGAAATGATACCCATTCCAATGCATCTCAGCACCAAACATACCAACATCCACATTCACACGCACGTTCACAATCGCAACTGGAGCTGAGAAAACCAGTGGTTAATAACAACCTCataaacatcaacaaaccaagaaacaaaaacgGAACAAAAAGTAATGATGGCTCCTCATCAAATGGTGAACGTAATAGCAGTAATAATAGTGACAAGACAAGTAGGAGAAGATCAGGGTTTTATGGAAACTCCAATAAAGTGAGTAATGGAAGTAGTAACAAACATAAACGAAACTCCCAAATTATAGAAAACTCGATATAG
- a CDS encoding Ado1 adenosine kinase, producing MNFSTTIIKHFKFKPVRNLQHSIPRISLSYIHTTPITMSDTQFKLVCLGNPLLDLQTNVDKSYLTKYDLKDNDAILAEDKHLPIYEEILQKPDLILVAGGAAQNTARGAQYILPPKSVVYFGSVGNDVYAERLNEANEAYGLTTKYQVQSDYATGKCAALIYDHHRFLVTDLAAANHFKPEHLQKPENWSIVENATHYYIGGFHLTVSPEAILLLGKEAAKTNKPLALNFSAPFIAQFFKDQLDSVLPYVDYVIANESEAEAYAQSHDLKVDHKDVVAIAKEIVKLPKENKQIPRTVIFTQGTEPTVTVTDLGNGEVEVHQYPVEKLAKEQVVDTNGAGDAFAAGFIASLVQGKTLDKAVDVGQWAAKLSIQQVGPTFPFPKETYE from the coding sequence atgaatttttcaacgaCAATAATCAAgcatttcaaattcaaaccaGTCAGAAATCTACAGCATTCAATCCCGCGTATTTCTCTTTCTTACATCCACACCACACCAATCACAATGTCCGACactcaattcaaattaGTCTGTTTAGGTAACCCACTTTTGGACCTTCAAACCAACGTCGATAAATCCTATTTAACCAAATACGATTTAAAAGACAACGATGCAATCTTAGCTGAAGACAAACATTTACCAATTTACGAAGAAATCTTGCAAAAACCAGACTTGATTTTAGTCGCTGGTGGAGCTGCTCAAAATACCGCTAGAGGCGCTCAATATATCTTGCCTCCAAAATCAGTCGTTTACTTTGGATCCGTTGGTAATGACGTTTATGCAGAACGTTTAAATGAAGCCAATGAAGCATATGGTTTAACTACTAAATACCAGGTCCAATCGGATTATGCTACTGGTAAGTGTGCTGCTTTGATTTATGATCATCATAGATTTTTGGTTACTGATTTAGCCGCCGCTAATCATTTCAAGCCCGaacatttacaaaaacCCGAGAATTGgtccattgttgaaaatgcaaCTCATTATTACATTGGTGGGTTCCATTTAACCGTTTCGCCAGAAGCtatcttgttgttgggtAAAGAAGCCgccaaaaccaacaaacCATTAGCTCTTAATTTTAGTGCTCCTTTTATTGCTCAGTTTTTCAAGGATCAATTAGACTCTGTCTTGCCTTATGTTGACTACGTCATTGCTAACGAATCAGAAGCTGAAGCATATGCCCAATCTCATGATTTGAAAGTCGATCATAAAGACGTTGTTGCCATTGCAAAGGAAATTGTTAAATTGCCTAAAGAAAACAAGCAAATTCCACGTACTGTTATCTTCACTCAAGGTACTGAGCCTACTGTAACAGTAACCGATTTAGGTAATggagaagttgaagttCACCAATAtccagttgaaaaattggccaaGGAACAAGTTGTCGATACTAACGGTGCTGGTGATGCTTTTGCTGCTGGATTTATTGCATCTTTGGTTCAAGGTAAAACTCTAGACAAGGCTGTTGATGTTGGTCAATGGGCTGCTAAGTTGTctattcaacaagttgGACCAACTTTCCCCTTCCCAAAGGAAACTTATGAATAA